A window of Ptychodera flava strain L36383 chromosome 1, AS_Pfla_20210202, whole genome shotgun sequence contains these coding sequences:
- the LOC139131964 gene encoding uncharacterized protein, with protein MASWSESKPMSTDYLIYFIAFCIIFASFLIGYKTGSSTSFRKCGNPLHGRWHPTSSSTVKPAKYVSKPFKRAFRKLGAHHLSRICVDCVRTAPSKREFTVFLDETAYSKVSWKANERWPSTVDLEAASVNVGIRPCSTVTPNLVSGNGCSTMTAAECSAAAPTTPHDSKVLKEQFTEATTPSQTTPGSGMEEASQGKMLDADKNFSKPQSEKDIQDLITELKCVIERLRQENLQMIEERTANAKLIDKLNRKIEILTDEIESLFDTQEKRIRAATEIGRLENMNVYNDTLRVLSNKQRKDLDQLLKLDTIGQMSDRNPVLTAFLNSITAKMTETGLGLTGSPEMTRIKSAALRLQAVDCIYSCRNMNYTSDLMMAVQAVLLSITQSELACNVVGHVTPGGGYDSVQTWFKNLSGTCQPAPCGLIEYAFDNEQRISKTYLSRNNNKQNIEILTNVIVHQLDPTCNIQTDPQFKPCNWPKPPVTDVLSLFDLDQELQVIVESAKHDLIKHHLNKVQLEIRNGDAVETKILLNTTVICPFCGHMQLKSKQLKCNNCNNYINKKPTVKSTNTRVVRVKKSDQACNELKFHNYSGKCITNEKTGTEHIIIVEDDKEDDNSTECHSREKTREKAKIQLLNPEFVNPASLESIKQVLRAIGNHSGISRYRNGESESSREWTIIRCDGLPQHLVRKAVNEDREFDWVLLRTGPGHEEMNMIKSFVEMYWEVAYKEFGLTQGFKSEKSLNYFKKCYDHHQSFDNFNKFHDSIWQELLWSYCTSVDTVSQSSQNFLHWLDSQSQTDLTIHFINNTLLNHCLGIYMFRKGIRYNDSKVMRAGRQLFSPIWSGRNHPKYKEIEAWDEYDRLCQPTTLQEILDQYESVSRSGKDDKHQGLDFVLEEYNKSVKAWISGIPDSTKWERVIRNHDNLEKLRNVTLSNIGLKQKVTMNRNIPSYENEVINFKVALRKK; from the exons ATGGCTTCCTGGAGCGAGTCAAAACCTATGTCGACAGATtatcttatttattttatagcaTTTTGTATTATCTTTGCCTCATTCTTAATTGGATATAAAACTGGTTCTTCAACTTCGTTCAGAAAATGTGGCAATCCGCTACATGGACGATGGCATCCGACATCATCGAGTACTGTAAAACCAGCAAAATATGTTTCGAAACCTTTCAAGAGGGCCTTCAGAAAGTTGGGTGCGCATCACCTTTCACGGATTTGTGTTGATTGCGTGCGGACTGCACCTTCTAAACGAGAATTTACTGTGTTTTTAGATGAGACTGCGTATTCAAAG GTGTCTTGGAAAGCAAATGAGCGATGGCCCAGCACAGTGGATTTGGAGGCTGCCTCGGTCAATGTTGGAATTCGACCTTGCAGTACTGTAACGCCA AACCTAGTAAGTGGTAATGGCTGTAGCACCATGACGGCAGCAGAATGCTCAGCTGCTGCCCCAACCACTCCTCATGATTCAAAGGTTCTTAAG gAACAGTTCACTGAAGCTACAACTCCCTCACAAACTACTCCTGGGTCAGGAATGGAAGAAGCAAGCCAGGGTAAGATGCTTGATGCAGACAAGAACTTTAGTAAACCGCAAAGTGAGAAAGACATACAAGACCTGATAACTGAACTCAAATGTGTGATAGAGAGACTTAGACAGGAGAATCTACAGATGATAGAAGAGAGGACTGCCAATGCTAAATTGATAGataaattaaacagaaaaatagaaatattaacTGATGAGATAGAAAGTTTGTTTGACACTCAAGAAAAAAGAATTAGAGCTGCTACTGAAATAGGAAGACTTGAAAACATGAATGTCTATAATGATACTTTGAGAGTTTTGTCAAATAAACAAAGGAAAGATTTAGACCAACTACTTAAATTAGACACTATAGGTCAAATGTCTGACAGGAATCCTGTTCTAACTGCCTTTCTGAATAGTATAACTGCAAAGATGACAGAAACAGGTTTAGGGTTGACAGGTTCCCCTGAAATGACCAGAATTAAATCTGCAGCACTGAGATTGCAGGCAGTTGATTGCATATATTCATGTAGAAATATGAATTATACAAGTGATTTAATGATGGCAGTTCAGGCTGTGCTGTTATCTATAACTCAAAGTGAACTTGCTTGTAATGTTGTAGGCCATGTGACACCAGGTGGTGGATATGATTCTGTGCAGACATGGTTTAAAAACCTCAGTGGAACATGTCAACCTGCACCATGTGGGTTAATAGAATATGCATTTGATAATGAGCAAAGAATATCAAAAACTTACTTAAGTCGTAATAATAATAAGCAAAACATTGAAATCTTGACAAATGTGATTGTACATCAGCTTGATCCAACTTGCAACATACAGACAGATCCTCAATTCAAGCCTTGTAATTGGCCAAAACCACCTGTAACAGATGTCTTGTCTCTATTTGATCTTGATCAAGAACTACAAGTGATTGTAGAGTCAGCAAAACATGATTTGATTAAACATCATCTAAATAAAGTTCAGTTGGAGATAAGAAATGGTGATGCAGTTGAGACTAAAATACTACTTAACACAACAGTGATTTGTCCTTTTTGTGGTCATATGCAACTGAAAAGTAAACAACTaaaatgtaataattgcaatAACTATATAAATAAGAAACCAACTGTAAAATCAACAAATACAAGAGTAGTAAGGGTAAAGAAAAGTGATCAGGCTTGTaatgaattaaaatttcataacTATTCAGGGAAGTGTATAACCAATGAAAAGACAGGTACAGAGCATATCATAATTGTAGAAGATGATAAGGAAGATGATAATAGTACAGAATGTCATTCTAGAgaaaaaacaagagaaaaagcGAAAATACAATTACTCAATCCTGAGTTTGTAAACCCAGCATCTTTAGAATCCATTAAACAAGTTTTAAGAGCAATAGGAAACCATTCAGGAATATCAAGATATAGAAATGGAGAGAGTGAAAGTTCAAGGGAATGGACAATCATTAGATGTGATGGTTTACCCCAACATTTAGTAAGGAAAGCTGTGAATGAAGACAGAGAATTTGATTGGGTTTTACTGAGAACAGGTCCAGGTCATGAAGAGATGAATATGATAAAGTCATTTGTTGAGATGTACTGGGAAGTAGCATATAAAGAATTTGGATTGACACAAGGGTTTAAATCTGAAAAATCACTAAATTACTTCAAGAAATGCTATGATCATCACCAATCAtttgacaattttaacaaatttcatgattcCATTTGGCAAGAGCTACTGTGGTCATACTGTACATCTGTGGATACAGTATCCCAGTCCTCACAGAATTTCCTTCATTGGCTAGACTCTCAATCTCAAACAGATCTTACAATACACTTTATAAATAATACTCTGCTAAATCACTGCTTGGGAATATATATGTTTCGCAAAGGTATTAGATATAATGATTCTAAGGTAATGAGGGCTGGGCGCCAACTGTTTAGTCCTATTTGGTCTGGTCGAAACCACCcgaaatacaaagaaattgagGCTTGGGATGAATATGATAGACTATGCCAGCCAACAACTTTGCAGGAAATACTTGACCAGTATGAATCTGTGTCAAGGTCAGGAAAGGATGACAAACATCAAGGACTTGATTTTGTCCTAGAGGAATACAATAAATCTGTAAAGGCTTGGATTTCAGGAATTCCTGATTCAACTAAGTGGGAGCGAGTTATAAGGAATCACGATAATcttgaaaaattaagaaatgTTACATTATCTAACATTGGTCTTAAACAGAAAGTCACAATGAATCGAAATATTCCATCATATGAAAATGAAGTCATCAACTTTAAAGTTGCACtgcgaaaaaaataa